The Cytophagia bacterium CHB2 genome window below encodes:
- a CDS encoding phosphatase PAP2 family protein, with amino-acid sequence FSGAEERRSFPSGHATGAFALMTVLAKQYDSWWVEIPCYTLAVSVAMQRLDTHRHWGADVVLGSAIGYWVGSTLVNRHKQQSTSWSAKPYLGTDRIGVAWSF; translated from the coding sequence AATTCTCCGGCGCTGAAGAGAGACGATCCTTTCCCTCGGGTCATGCCACCGGCGCGTTCGCCCTGATGACGGTGCTGGCCAAACAATATGATTCCTGGTGGGTGGAAATTCCATGTTATACGCTCGCGGTTTCCGTCGCAATGCAACGTCTTGACACGCACAGGCATTGGGGAGCAGATGTGGTGCTGGGAAGCGCGATCGGCTATTGGGTCGGAAGCACGCTCGTGAACCGGCACAAACAACAATCCACGAGTTGGTCTGCCAAGCCCTACCTTGGCACGGATCGCATTGGCGTGGCCTGGTCCTTCTGA
- a CDS encoding phosphatase PAP2 family protein produces MGNTRPASLKNGTRSLATVLRSLTGHVSIVYVFPLIIFLFFSWDAENTPCFSLDSWFALCAYVITETGGTKCAPLVGIAMLGLLVSRAGVPRKQRLTEALVIFVFLVLFNGGGSALNEYVIKAVFQTPRPHIVYLAGDNGSGPLQMPANEFYALAKEERHRLLRTVLEAEPPPLMLHRLIKEHWIATIGYSFPSGHAFASMFFASFFLAMGLILASTPRRSCFFFAVAMGRVRGFFASRAVGA; encoded by the coding sequence ATGGGAAATACACGCCCCGCCTCGCTTAAGAACGGCACTCGCAGCCTTGCAACCGTGCTTCGGAGCCTCACGGGGCACGTATCAATCGTTTATGTCTTTCCTCTCATCATTTTTCTGTTTTTCAGTTGGGATGCGGAAAATACGCCCTGCTTCAGTCTCGATTCATGGTTTGCGTTGTGCGCTTACGTTATCACGGAAACGGGAGGAACGAAATGCGCTCCGTTAGTCGGCATCGCCATGCTTGGCCTTCTGGTGTCGCGTGCGGGAGTTCCCCGAAAGCAACGCCTTACCGAAGCCCTTGTTATTTTTGTCTTCTTGGTTCTTTTTAACGGAGGGGGATCTGCTCTTAATGAGTATGTGATCAAAGCTGTGTTCCAGACGCCCCGGCCGCATATCGTTTATCTTGCCGGTGACAACGGCTCCGGGCCGTTGCAAATGCCGGCTAACGAATTCTATGCACTCGCAAAAGAAGAGCGGCACAGGCTTTTGCGTACCGTTCTGGAAGCAGAGCCGCCGCCGCTCATGTTGCATCGTCTGATCAAAGAGCATTGGATCGCGACCATCGGTTATTCCTTTCCTTCCGGACATGCTTTTGCGTCAATGTTCTTCGCGAGCTTCTTTCTGGCAATGGGCTTGATTTTGGCGTCAACGCCGCGACGCAGTTGTTTTTTTTTTGCTGTTGCCATGGGCCGTGTGCGTGGCTTTTTCGCGAGTCGTGCTGTGGGTGCATAG
- a CDS encoding phosphatase PAP2 family protein: MLLPWAVCVAFSRVVLWVHSLRDVVAGSFIGMLIGVLAFGLVYVSLGTLLRRIS, from the coding sequence TTGCTGTTGCCATGGGCCGTGTGCGTGGCTTTTTCGCGAGTCGTGCTGTGGGTGCATAGTCTCCGAGATGTTGTCGCCGGAAGTTTTATCGGCATGCTGATCGGCGTGCTAGCTTTCGGGCTTGTGTACGTAAGTCTGGGGACCCTTCTCCGTAGAATTTCGTAG
- a CDS encoding efflux RND transporter permease subunit has product MTGLSRFAVENKRAIVFSALLLSMIGFYLIFQISEDVFPGATFPRIAVLVDNGFAPLKQMEMEVTKPIEEAVMGVPGVRIVRSTTSRGSAEINVDFQWDEDMFKAYQLVQAQVSGIRNQLPPEVRLEVRRFTSSTYPVSGYSLYSDRLDLVALNDLAVYTIRPQLASIPGINNIEVMGGHRREYWVNLDPSKLAAVNLDYRQVSEALGQTNAVQFVGRLNEFNKLYLNIVDNRYLTIAEVGRTVVANRNPTPIHLSDIATIEPAVEENFISCASNQHTAVLFTIIIQPGANAVAVTREVEKRLLEIRNILPPGVHMEKWYDMTDFIKQSIGSVRDSIFLGALLTVVILLLFLRRLRITLVTAAIIPIALLITFILVKLTGMNLNLMSLGGLAAAIGILVDNAIVVVENIERFLEEGHSRTEAVVQATSEIISPLMGATLTTLVVFVPLVFLSGVPGIFFRALALTLSLAIAVSMLLAMFLTPALAAVFVSTKKTKPGRVLPHIIAAQQRALQYSLKKPLPVLFFMLLLGFISVYSYLHLPSGFLPEWDESTIVLDYLSPPGSSIEGTKSMLSSIEDYVMTLPEVQTYSLRTGRSLAHPRTHASDGDFVIYLKKGHQRSSFEVMDDLREFIAKKEPRLEPELFQVLPDRLNDLSGEIAPIAVKVFGNNLTSVQEVATQIADALEHIPNVVDVFPGFEPGEPELNIRVIPEAASRYGLTVKEINRAVHMALWGEESTTMMEGLKIIPVRLRYAKTDFNHLEKIRRLPIYLPEIHRMLPLEEVAEISKIPGLSDVDHENLSQVVTVKAHISGRDLGSVIQDLKRTLAEIHLPPGVSIQLGGQYESQQQAFRELLLILAFGTFLVFTILLFEFKSFRSSSVILMGTVLAVSGVFLLLLVTGIPLDISAFMGMIMIVGVVVNNGILLIDYTEQYLKTSPNVAEALLAAGRVRLRPIMMTTVATIFGFLPLALAIGEGAEMLQPLAVAMIGGMIVSMPLSLLVIPTLYYLVNRESMRTQPAVVRVD; this is encoded by the coding sequence ATGACCGGACTCTCGCGCTTTGCTGTGGAGAACAAGCGGGCAATTGTGTTCTCTGCGTTGCTGCTGTCGATGATCGGATTTTATCTGATCTTTCAAATTTCCGAAGACGTCTTCCCCGGCGCGACGTTTCCTCGCATCGCGGTGTTGGTGGACAACGGCTTTGCGCCGCTGAAACAAATGGAAATGGAAGTCACCAAGCCGATTGAAGAAGCGGTGATGGGCGTGCCGGGCGTGCGCATCGTGCGCTCCACCACCAGCCGCGGTTCCGCGGAAATCAATGTCGATTTCCAGTGGGACGAGGACATGTTCAAGGCCTACCAATTGGTGCAGGCGCAGGTGAGCGGCATTCGCAATCAACTGCCGCCCGAGGTACGGCTCGAAGTGCGCCGCTTCACCTCCAGCACTTACCCGGTTTCCGGCTACAGCTTGTATTCGGATCGACTGGACCTGGTGGCGCTGAACGACTTGGCAGTATACACGATTCGGCCGCAGCTCGCCAGTATTCCCGGCATCAACAACATCGAAGTGATGGGCGGGCATCGGCGTGAATACTGGGTCAATCTCGATCCCAGCAAACTGGCTGCCGTCAATTTGGACTACCGCCAAGTGAGCGAAGCGCTCGGCCAAACCAATGCGGTGCAGTTTGTCGGACGGCTGAATGAATTCAACAAACTCTATCTGAACATCGTCGACAACCGCTATCTGACGATCGCAGAAGTGGGCAGAACTGTGGTCGCCAATCGCAACCCCACCCCAATTCATCTATCGGACATCGCGACCATCGAACCGGCGGTGGAAGAAAACTTCATCAGTTGTGCGAGCAATCAGCATACGGCCGTGTTGTTCACCATCATCATTCAACCGGGCGCCAATGCGGTGGCGGTCACGCGCGAAGTGGAAAAACGCTTGCTGGAAATCCGCAACATTCTGCCGCCGGGCGTCCACATGGAAAAGTGGTACGACATGACGGACTTTATTAAACAATCCATCGGCAGCGTGCGGGACAGCATTTTCTTGGGAGCGTTGCTGACGGTGGTCATTCTCCTGCTTTTCCTGCGCCGTTTGCGTATCACGTTGGTGACTGCGGCCATTATTCCCATTGCGCTGCTCATCACCTTCATTCTGGTCAAACTAACCGGAATGAATTTGAATCTGATGAGCCTCGGCGGTTTGGCGGCCGCTATCGGCATCCTGGTTGACAACGCCATTGTCGTGGTGGAAAATATCGAACGCTTTTTGGAAGAAGGCCATTCCCGCACCGAAGCTGTCGTGCAGGCCACCAGTGAAATCATTTCGCCGCTGATGGGCGCGACGTTGACCACGCTGGTGGTTTTTGTTCCGCTGGTTTTTCTGAGCGGCGTGCCAGGTATTTTTTTTCGGGCATTGGCATTAACGCTTTCGCTGGCCATCGCCGTTTCTATGCTACTGGCGATGTTTCTCACACCGGCGTTGGCCGCGGTTTTCGTTTCCACCAAAAAAACGAAACCCGGACGCGTGCTGCCGCACATTATCGCCGCGCAACAACGCGCTTTGCAATACTCACTCAAAAAACCGCTGCCGGTTTTGTTCTTCATGCTGCTCTTGGGATTCATCTCGGTTTATTCCTACCTGCATCTCCCCAGCGGATTTCTGCCGGAATGGGATGAGAGCACGATCGTACTGGACTATCTGTCGCCGCCCGGCAGTTCCATCGAAGGCACCAAAAGCATGCTCAGCAGCATTGAAGATTATGTCATGACGTTGCCGGAGGTGCAAACTTATTCGTTGCGCACCGGGCGCAGCTTGGCACATCCGCGCACCCACGCTAGCGATGGCGATTTTGTCATCTATTTGAAAAAGGGTCATCAGCGCTCTTCCTTTGAAGTCATGGACGATCTACGCGAGTTTATTGCGAAAAAGGAACCACGGCTGGAACCGGAGTTGTTTCAAGTGCTGCCCGATCGCCTGAACGACTTGAGCGGCGAGATTGCGCCCATTGCGGTCAAAGTGTTTGGCAACAATCTGACTTCAGTTCAGGAGGTCGCCACGCAGATTGCCGATGCGCTGGAGCACATTCCCAACGTGGTGGACGTGTTTCCGGGCTTTGAGCCGGGCGAGCCGGAGTTGAACATTCGGGTCATTCCGGAAGCGGCCAGCCGCTACGGCCTGACCGTCAAAGAAATCAATCGCGCCGTACACATGGCGCTGTGGGGGGAAGAATCTACGACCATGATGGAAGGTTTGAAAATCATTCCGGTGCGCTTGCGCTACGCCAAAACTGATTTCAATCATTTGGAAAAAATCCGCCGGTTGCCCATTTACCTGCCGGAAATCCACCGCATGTTGCCGTTGGAAGAAGTCGCGGAAATCAGCAAAATCCCCGGGCTGTCCGATGTTGATCATGAAAACCTCAGCCAAGTGGTCACTGTGAAGGCGCACATTTCCGGCCGCGATCTCGGCAGCGTCATTCAAGATCTCAAACGTACTCTCGCTGAAATTCATCTGCCACCGGGAGTCTCCATTCAATTGGGCGGCCAATACGAGAGCCAGCAACAAGCCTTCCGCGAGTTGCTGCTGATCCTGGCATTCGGCACGTTTTTGGTCTTCACGATTCTGCTGTTTGAATTTAAATCCTTCCGCTCTTCTTCAGTCATTCTCATGGGCACCGTGCTTGCGGTCAGCGGCGTTTTTCTGCTGCTGTTGGTCACCGGCATTCCGCTGGATATTTCCGCTTTTATGGGCATGATCATGATCGTCGGTGTAGTGGTCAACAACGGCATTCTATTGATCGACTACACCGAACAATATTTGAAAACCTCTCCAAACGTGGCGGAAGCGCTGCTCGCAGCCGGCCGCGTGCGCCTGCGCCCGATCATGATGACAACGGTGGCGACGATTTTCGGATTCCTGCCGTTGGCGTTGGCCATCGGCGAAGGCGCCGAAATGCTGCAGCCGCTGGCCGTGGCGATGATCGGCGGCATGATCGTCTCGATGCCGCTGTCGCTGCTCGTGATTCCGACGCTGTATTATTTGGTGAATCGCGAAAGTATGCGTACTCAGCCAGCAGTGGTTAGGGTTGATTGA
- a CDS encoding efflux RND transporter periplasmic adaptor subunit: protein MRTEFIQSTLALILAPVLFVACGKIAEPAVEKSAPVVMVKTAPVSRTDMVDTLNIFGAVALRQEAFLASQFDGRLSDFSLLLGDRVQKGEQVGTIVPAEREALLQVTEQMPVELRPLLEQQIKTIPLFSPLEGVVLEVMHHTGDVVQKGEQIVHLGDLSVLDVRGDLPVRDLSTLRRAGKIYVTFIDYPHALLALPLEEISGQINTDNQTVVIRLRLANPAGEFRPGMLARLAFPSAVHANALTIPRPALQEEEGVFYVFALKENTVERREVKVGILHDEAVEILEGVSEHEKVVIEKAYSLEDGMEVVAE, encoded by the coding sequence ATGCGAACCGAATTCATTCAATCAACCCTCGCGCTAATTTTGGCGCCGGTACTTTTCGTCGCCTGCGGAAAAATTGCCGAGCCCGCAGTTGAAAAATCCGCGCCGGTGGTGATGGTGAAGACGGCGCCGGTGAGCCGCACGGATATGGTGGACACGCTCAACATCTTCGGCGCCGTTGCCTTACGGCAGGAGGCGTTTCTGGCTTCACAGTTTGACGGCCGTCTCAGCGACTTTTCGCTGCTGCTCGGCGACCGTGTGCAGAAAGGCGAGCAGGTCGGCACGATCGTTCCCGCCGAACGCGAGGCGTTGTTGCAGGTGACCGAACAGATGCCGGTCGAACTGCGTCCGCTGCTGGAACAGCAAATCAAAACGATCCCGCTCTTCAGCCCGTTGGAGGGTGTTGTACTGGAGGTGATGCATCACACCGGCGATGTGGTGCAAAAAGGCGAACAGATCGTGCATCTCGGTGACTTGAGCGTGCTGGACGTGCGCGGCGATCTGCCGGTACGCGATCTTTCCACTCTGCGGCGGGCCGGCAAAATTTACGTCACTTTCATTGACTATCCCCACGCGCTGCTGGCGCTGCCATTGGAAGAAATTTCCGGTCAGATCAATACCGACAATCAAACGGTAGTGATTCGGCTCCGCTTGGCAAATCCGGCCGGTGAATTTCGCCCGGGCATGTTGGCGCGTTTGGCTTTTCCCTCCGCAGTCCATGCCAACGCGCTGACGATTCCCCGCCCGGCGCTGCAGGAAGAAGAAGGCGTTTTCTACGTTTTTGCACTCAAGGAAAATACCGTGGAAAGGCGCGAAGTCAAAGTCGGAATTTTACACGACGAGGCTGTGGAAATTCTGGAGGGCGTGAGCGAGCATGAAAAAGTCGTGATCGAAAAAGCTTATTCGCTCGAAGACGGAATGGAGGTTGTTGCCGAATGA
- a CDS encoding TolC family protein encodes MKASTRLTCFGFLFLFFGWRSGLMAQTETLSLSRCLALAAQNSFRLQAGEAEVQAAGGAYRVELARYLPQVAAGLAHNQLFYQQYNYRQQVGQALLDWSAGDWLLKTADIQKKNLLAQQANREQTYLEITHRVAQLYVSILQKQVNREVLQNRFNLLNEHLQISQALWQAGTRTQLDILQTQSAINQLQEEMLAAELEADNLRQELAKRLNLPDYRSFRLREFPERFFQMDSLSNLALQQNPLLTSLRFQYEAQQLRLREVQAARLPHVQLTGGYFLDRDPTANGNSWQVGAGLQFPLLRWGLGKSQQQEIRAVARALQLQQAEISRELQIKLDQLSERTKKLWKIYQVEETRFETNRQLLQLATANYQAGLITNLEYLTAQKELAENELTKQETRLDYLLNLIEIYTLTNQTAKIAQLQGE; translated from the coding sequence ATGAAAGCCTCGACCAGGCTCACTTGCTTTGGATTTCTGTTTTTGTTTTTCGGCTGGCGCTCTGGCCTGATGGCCCAAACCGAAACGCTTTCACTCTCACGCTGCCTTGCGCTAGCGGCGCAGAATAGCTTTCGTTTACAGGCTGGCGAGGCGGAAGTGCAGGCCGCTGGCGGAGCTTATCGTGTGGAGCTTGCCCGCTATCTCCCACAGGTTGCCGCCGGGCTTGCTCACAATCAGTTATTCTATCAACAATACAATTATCGCCAGCAAGTGGGACAAGCTCTGCTGGATTGGTCGGCAGGCGACTGGCTGCTCAAGACCGCCGATATCCAGAAAAAAAATCTGTTGGCGCAGCAAGCTAATCGTGAGCAAACCTATTTGGAAATCACGCATCGGGTGGCGCAGCTTTATGTTTCTATTTTGCAAAAACAAGTGAATCGCGAGGTGCTGCAGAATCGTTTCAATTTGCTGAACGAGCATTTACAAATCTCCCAGGCCCTGTGGCAAGCCGGCACGCGCACGCAATTGGACATCCTGCAAACGCAATCGGCGATCAACCAATTGCAGGAAGAAATGCTCGCCGCTGAGCTGGAAGCCGATAATCTGCGGCAAGAACTGGCGAAACGGCTCAATTTGCCGGACTACCGCTCCTTCCGATTGCGAGAATTCCCCGAACGGTTTTTCCAAATGGATTCTCTTTCCAACCTGGCTTTACAACAAAATCCGCTGCTCACCTCTTTGCGCTTTCAATATGAGGCGCAGCAACTTCGCTTGCGAGAGGTGCAGGCCGCGCGGCTACCGCACGTTCAATTGACCGGAGGTTATTTCCTGGATCGCGATCCCACCGCTAATGGTAATTCTTGGCAGGTGGGCGCCGGGTTGCAGTTCCCGCTGTTGCGCTGGGGACTCGGCAAATCCCAGCAGCAGGAAATCCGCGCCGTCGCCCGCGCATTGCAGTTGCAGCAAGCGGAAATCAGCAGAGAATTGCAGATCAAACTGGATCAGCTCAGCGAAAGAACGAAGAAATTGTGGAAAATTTACCAGGTGGAGGAGACGCGGTTCGAAACAAATCGACAGTTGTTGCAACTGGCCACGGCCAATTATCAAGCCGGGTTAATCACCAATCTCGAATATTTGACGGCGCAAAAAGAACTGGCGGAAAACGAATTAACCAAACAAGAGACGCGCTTGGATTATTTGCTCAATCTCATCGAGATTTATACGCTCACCAACCAAACCGCGAAGATTGCACAACTGCAAGGAGAATAG
- a CDS encoding efflux RND transporter permease subunit: MQWLVATSLRLRVAVVVLTVIFMIAGMRILSTTAFDVFPEFAPPLVEIQTEAPGLSTAEVEALISVPIENALNGTSWLKKIRSKSVLGLSSVVLYFAEDTDLLRARQLVQERLAQVAANLPSVAEPPVILSPLSSTSRVMKIGISSRTLSQVEMTTIAKWTIRPRLMAIPGVANVAIWGQRDRQIQVLVDPQFLSTHKITIDEVVRAARSATEISGGGFVDMPNQRLSVSHVSLVHTPQDLSHVPVAMRNGAPLTLGNITKLVEGFPPPIGDAVINDGTGLLLIVEKQPWGNTLDVTHKVEAALEALRPGLGDLEIDPTIFRPATFIEMSLANLNRAMLLGCLLVILVLAFFLNDWRTALISVLAIPTSLVAAALALHYQGGTINTMVLAGLVIALGEVVDDAIIDVENIMRRLRLNRAAGNPQSSFHVVLHASLEVRSAVVYGSVIVALVLLPVFLLEGLSGAFFRPLALSYVLAILASLLVALTLTPALSLLLLPRASSPQKEAPLVHWLKRRYEKILPRLLNQPKRVTGILTVTIILALLAFPFLGEEFLPHFKEYDFLMHWVEKPGTSLEAMQRITERASKELRAIPGVRNFGAHLGRAEVADEVVGPNFTELWISLDPQVDYEPTVAKIQKVVDGYPGLYRDVLTYLRERIKEVLTGTSATLVVRIYGENLDMLREHAEAVKAAISDVEGVIDLKVQPQILVPQVEVRIRPEAATRFGLTPGEVRRAATVLVKGVTVGEFYEEQKVFEVAVWGEPGTRNDVEAIRNLMIATPTGGIIPLREVADIIIAPTPNQITREAASRYTEVTCNVRGRDLGSVAQDIENNVRGIHFERGYHPEFLGEYAAQQASKNRIFMLSLLSVIGILLILHADFASLRLALLVLLSLPFALVGSIISVLLTGGVLSLGSLVGFVTVLGIAARNGIMLISHYRHLEQEESQPFGFDLIMRGAQERLAPILMTALAAALALLPIVLGGNRPGHEIEHPMAVVILGGLASSTVLNLFVMPVLYWRFGRYDR, from the coding sequence ATGCAATGGCTGGTTGCCACCTCGCTGCGTCTGCGCGTTGCCGTCGTCGTGCTTACGGTGATCTTCATGATCGCGGGCATGCGCATTCTCAGCACCACGGCCTTTGATGTCTTCCCCGAATTTGCGCCGCCCTTGGTGGAAATTCAAACCGAAGCGCCCGGACTTTCAACCGCGGAAGTCGAGGCATTGATTAGCGTGCCGATTGAAAATGCCCTTAACGGCACCTCATGGCTGAAAAAGATTCGCTCCAAATCGGTGCTCGGCCTGTCCTCGGTCGTGTTGTATTTTGCCGAAGACACCGATCTCTTGCGTGCGCGCCAACTGGTGCAAGAACGTCTCGCGCAAGTCGCAGCGAACCTGCCGTCAGTCGCGGAACCGCCGGTAATTCTCTCGCCCCTCTCCTCCACCAGCCGCGTCATGAAAATCGGCATCTCTTCCAGAACCCTTTCCCAAGTGGAAATGACGACGATTGCGAAGTGGACGATCCGGCCGCGCCTGATGGCGATCCCCGGCGTGGCGAACGTTGCGATCTGGGGCCAGCGCGATCGTCAAATACAAGTGCTTGTCGATCCGCAATTTTTGAGCACGCATAAAATTACGATTGATGAGGTCGTTCGTGCGGCGCGTAGCGCCACAGAAATCAGCGGCGGCGGTTTTGTGGATATGCCGAATCAACGCTTATCCGTTTCCCATGTTTCGCTGGTGCATACCCCGCAAGATCTCTCGCATGTACCGGTGGCGATGCGCAACGGTGCGCCTCTCACTCTCGGCAATATCACGAAATTGGTCGAAGGATTTCCGCCGCCGATCGGCGATGCCGTGATCAATGACGGGACCGGGCTATTGCTCATCGTAGAAAAGCAACCCTGGGGCAATACCCTGGACGTGACGCACAAGGTCGAAGCAGCATTGGAAGCGCTTCGCCCCGGACTGGGCGATCTCGAAATTGACCCTACGATCTTTCGCCCGGCGACCTTTATCGAAATGTCGCTGGCGAATCTCAACCGCGCCATGCTCCTGGGGTGTTTGTTGGTGATTTTAGTGCTGGCGTTTTTTCTCAACGATTGGCGTACAGCGTTGATCAGCGTGCTCGCCATTCCCACGTCCCTGGTTGCAGCCGCGCTCGCCTTGCACTATCAAGGCGGCACGATAAACACGATGGTGCTCGCCGGCTTGGTGATCGCGCTCGGGGAAGTGGTGGATGATGCCATCATCGACGTGGAGAACATCATGCGCCGTCTGCGCCTCAATCGCGCAGCAGGGAACCCGCAATCGTCGTTTCACGTTGTGCTCCACGCTTCACTCGAAGTGCGCAGTGCGGTGGTTTATGGCAGCGTCATCGTCGCGCTGGTGTTGTTGCCGGTGTTTCTGCTTGAAGGGTTGTCCGGCGCGTTCTTCCGGCCTCTGGCTCTTTCTTACGTTTTAGCAATTCTAGCGTCGTTGTTGGTCGCCCTCACGCTTACCCCGGCGCTGTCACTGTTGCTGCTGCCGCGGGCCAGCTCGCCTCAAAAGGAAGCGCCCTTGGTGCACTGGCTCAAACGGCGTTATGAAAAAATTCTGCCAAGATTGCTTAATCAGCCCAAGCGCGTCACCGGCATTCTGACTGTGACAATTATTTTGGCGCTGCTGGCGTTCCCTTTCCTGGGTGAAGAATTCCTGCCTCACTTTAAAGAGTATGATTTCCTGATGCACTGGGTCGAGAAACCGGGCACCTCGCTCGAAGCGATGCAGCGCATCACGGAACGCGCCAGCAAAGAGCTGCGCGCCATTCCCGGGGTGCGCAATTTCGGCGCCCATCTCGGTCGCGCCGAAGTAGCCGATGAAGTCGTCGGCCCCAATTTTACCGAGTTGTGGATCAGCCTCGATCCCCAAGTGGATTACGAGCCGACGGTTGCGAAAATTCAAAAAGTCGTCGATGGTTACCCGGGATTGTATCGCGATGTGCTAACGTATTTGCGCGAGCGCATTAAAGAAGTGCTGACCGGCACCAGCGCCACACTCGTCGTGCGCATTTATGGCGAAAATCTCGACATGTTACGGGAACACGCCGAAGCCGTTAAAGCTGCTATTTCCGACGTCGAGGGTGTGATCGACTTGAAAGTGCAACCCCAAATTCTCGTGCCCCAGGTGGAAGTGCGTATTCGGCCAGAAGCCGCAACGAGATTTGGCCTGACACCCGGTGAAGTACGGCGGGCCGCAACCGTTTTGGTGAAAGGTGTCACCGTTGGCGAATTCTATGAAGAACAAAAAGTTTTTGAGGTGGCCGTGTGGGGCGAGCCCGGCACGCGCAATGACGTCGAGGCCATTCGCAATTTAATGATTGCCACACCCACCGGTGGCATCATTCCTCTGCGCGAGGTGGCCGACATCATTATCGCGCCGACGCCGAATCAAATCACGCGTGAGGCGGCTTCACGCTATACCGAGGTGACTTGCAACGTGCGCGGTCGCGATTTGGGCAGTGTCGCTCAGGATATCGAAAACAACGTCCGCGGTATTCACTTTGAGCGCGGCTATCATCCCGAATTTCTCGGCGAATACGCCGCGCAGCAAGCCTCCAAGAACCGCATTTTCATGCTGTCGCTACTTTCGGTTATCGGCATTCTTTTGATCCTGCATGCGGATTTCGCCTCCCTACGCTTGGCGCTGCTCGTGCTCTTGAGTTTACCGTTTGCGCTCGTGGGCAGCATCATCAGTGTGCTCCTCACCGGCGGCGTGCTCTCCCTCGGTTCGTTGGTGGGATTTGTCACGGTTCTCGGCATTGCCGCGCGCAATGGCATTATGCTTATTAGCCATTATCGCCACCTCGAACAGGAAGAAAGCCAGCCGTTTGGATTCGATTTGATCATGCGCGGCGCACAGGAGCGGCTCGCGCCGATTCTCATGACCGCGCTGGCCGCGGCGCTGGCCTTGCTCCCGATTGTGCTTGGCGGCAACCGCCCGGGACATGAAATCGAGCATCCCATGGCGGTCGTTATTCTCGGCGGCCTGGCCAGTTCAACCGTGTTGAATCTTTTCGTGATGCCAGTGTTGTATTGGAGGTTTGGGCGCTACGATCGGTAA
- a CDS encoding efflux RND transporter periplasmic adaptor subunit produces the protein MIMNPNFNQRFFLIVLLASLTRIWSCSSETQTSASAIPPAKVANGVKESELTTVTLSPEAEQRLGIETAAVEKRQLARRLRLGGEIVAIPGRRIFVTAPVAGVIVAPNGRLPQAGMRVRKGQAIFSLLPLPAERDLLGSPDEVVLKKMQFDVAQAKAQRAAQLLHDNAGSVKTKEEADTELLAAAAAFKAAEARLHLANSTVADSATLATATMALASPFDGVLQKINIAPRQTVAAGAELFEVVGQNTVWVRVPVYVGDLATIDEQQPAQIEAFGDASGVSQRIAKPVQGPPLSDANAASADLFFEMENSDGQFRVGEKVRVTLAQKNIAENLIVPFSAILYDIHGGTWVYTRMSPHTYTRQRVELHHVVDTLAVLARGPDSGTEVVITGAAEIFGTEFGGGK, from the coding sequence ATGATAATGAACCCCAATTTTAACCAGCGCTTTTTTCTTATAGTTCTGCTCGCGTCTCTCACCCGCATATGGAGCTGCTCGAGCGAAACCCAAACTTCGGCCAGCGCTATACCGCCGGCGAAGGTTGCCAACGGCGTTAAAGAATCTGAGCTCACGACTGTTACGCTTTCGCCCGAGGCCGAACAGCGGCTTGGCATCGAGACTGCGGCCGTGGAAAAACGACAACTCGCCCGCAGGTTACGGCTGGGTGGAGAAATTGTCGCCATTCCCGGACGCCGCATTTTTGTCACCGCGCCGGTCGCGGGTGTGATCGTTGCGCCCAACGGGCGATTGCCGCAGGCCGGCATGCGTGTGCGCAAAGGCCAGGCGATTTTCTCTTTATTACCGTTGCCTGCCGAACGCGATTTGCTGGGCTCGCCGGATGAAGTCGTTTTGAAAAAAATGCAGTTTGACGTGGCGCAAGCCAAAGCCCAGCGCGCCGCGCAATTGCTGCATGACAACGCCGGAAGCGTGAAAACCAAAGAAGAAGCAGACACCGAGTTGCTTGCGGCTGCTGCCGCCTTCAAAGCTGCCGAGGCGCGCTTGCATCTTGCCAACAGCACCGTCGCAGATTCTGCAACGCTGGCGACGGCGACGATGGCGCTGGCTTCACCTTTTGATGGCGTGCTGCAAAAAATCAATATTGCGCCGCGCCAAACTGTCGCTGCCGGCGCGGAACTGTTTGAAGTTGTCGGGCAGAATACCGTGTGGGTGCGCGTGCCGGTTTATGTCGGCGATCTCGCCACCATCGACGAGCAGCAGCCGGCGCAGATCGAAGCTTTCGGTGACGCTTCCGGCGTCTCGCAACGCATCGCCAAACCAGTGCAAGGCCCGCCGCTCAGCGACGCCAACGCCGCTTCCGCCGATCTTTTTTTTGAGATGGAAAATAGCGATGGCCAATTTCGTGTCGGCGAAAAAGTGCGTGTGACGCTTGCTCAAAAAAATATCGCAGAAAATCTGATCGTGCCGTTTTCGGCGATTCTCTATGATATTCACGGCGGTACCTGGGTTTATACTCGCATGTCGCCGCACACGTACACACGCCAGCGCGTCGAACTGCATCATGTTGTCGATACGCTCGCGGTCCTGGCACGCGGTCCGGACTCGGGCACGGAAGTGGTGATCACCGGCGCCGCCGAAATATTCGGCACCGAGTTCGGAGGCGGCAAATGA